In the Duncaniella freteri genome, one interval contains:
- the gyrA gene encoding DNA gyrase subunit A yields the protein MIEADRIIKIDIENEMKSAYIDYSMSVIVSRALPDVRDGLKPVHRRVLFGMNEMGNTSDKPHKKSANCVGEVMGKYHPHGDSSIYGTVVRLAQPWAMRYCLVDGHGNFGSVDGDGAAAMRYTEVRLARLGEEMLSDIDSDTVDFQPNYDNSRQEPVVLPTRFPNLLVNGASGIAVGMATNMPTHNLAESVNACIAYLEQPEIDIPELMKYIPAPDFPTGGTIYGYNGVKEAYETGRGRILIRAKAEIEAEDNHENIIVTEIPYNVNKAELISYIADLVTEKKLDGIADINDESNYKGMRIVIKLKSDANSNVVLNKLYKMTQMQASFSVNNVALVNGRPKTLNLKELISEFVAHRHEVVIRRTKFDLRKAQERAHILEGLIIASQNIDEVIKIIRAAADTNEARERLKERFALTDPQTAAIVEMRLRQLTGLEQDKLQADYEALEKEIARLELILSDDSVCRAVIRDELIEIRDKYSEPRRTDIDYTAGDFNAEDFYADDDMIITISHRGYIKRTQLSEFRAQNRGGVGAKGSDTRDEDFIEHIYPASMHNYMLFFTQKGRCYWLKVYEIPEGAKNSKGRAIQNMLNIEPDDAIKAFICTKNLGDEEFVNTHNLVFATKKGVIKKTSLKAYSRPRAKGVNAIIIREGDELLSVEMTDGNSEILMANRNGRAIRFHESKVREMGRMSTGVRGMALDGDNDEVVGLICMPADTINNVMVLSERGYGKRTALDVDVEVDGNTERVPVYRITNRGGKGVRTMNITERTGKLVAIVSVNDGNDLVIINKSGITLRIHVSDIKVQGRATQGVRIINLDKRGDSIASVCCVDSDPEEEVTEVEAQDELLEDLIDDTTVEEIDEIEEIDDEETSASDDESEE from the coding sequence ATGATTGAAGCAGACCGTATCATTAAGATAGACATAGAAAATGAAATGAAGAGTGCCTACATCGACTACTCAATGTCGGTGATTGTGTCGCGTGCCCTCCCCGACGTGCGCGACGGCCTGAAGCCCGTCCACAGGCGTGTGCTCTTCGGCATGAACGAGATGGGCAACACTTCCGATAAACCTCACAAGAAATCAGCCAACTGCGTCGGCGAGGTCATGGGTAAATATCACCCCCACGGCGACTCGTCGATCTACGGCACCGTAGTGCGTCTCGCTCAGCCATGGGCAATGAGATACTGCCTCGTCGACGGACACGGCAACTTCGGTTCGGTCGACGGTGACGGCGCAGCCGCCATGCGTTACACCGAGGTGCGCCTCGCTCGTCTCGGTGAAGAGATGCTCTCCGATATCGACTCCGACACTGTTGATTTCCAGCCCAACTATGACAACTCACGGCAGGAGCCTGTGGTACTCCCCACTCGCTTCCCCAACCTTCTCGTCAACGGAGCGTCAGGCATCGCGGTAGGTATGGCAACCAACATGCCAACCCATAACCTCGCCGAATCGGTCAACGCTTGTATCGCATATCTTGAACAGCCCGAAATCGACATTCCGGAGCTGATGAAATACATCCCCGCACCCGACTTCCCCACCGGAGGCACCATCTACGGCTACAACGGTGTGAAGGAAGCCTATGAGACCGGACGCGGACGCATCCTGATTCGTGCGAAAGCCGAAATCGAGGCGGAGGACAACCATGAGAACATCATCGTCACCGAAATCCCTTACAACGTCAACAAAGCCGAACTCATATCCTATATAGCTGACCTCGTCACTGAAAAGAAACTCGACGGCATCGCCGACATCAACGACGAGAGCAACTACAAGGGAATGCGCATAGTCATCAAGCTCAAGAGCGACGCCAACTCCAACGTGGTCCTCAACAAGCTCTACAAGATGACCCAGATGCAGGCATCCTTCAGCGTGAACAATGTCGCGCTCGTAAACGGCCGCCCCAAGACACTCAACCTCAAGGAGCTCATCAGCGAGTTCGTAGCTCACCGCCACGAGGTGGTGATACGACGCACCAAGTTCGACCTCAGGAAAGCCCAGGAGCGGGCACACATCCTGGAGGGACTCATCATCGCATCACAGAACATCGACGAGGTGATCAAGATTATCCGCGCCGCCGCCGACACCAACGAGGCCCGCGAGAGGCTTAAGGAACGCTTCGCACTCACCGATCCGCAGACCGCTGCAATCGTTGAAATGCGTCTGCGCCAGCTCACAGGTCTCGAACAGGACAAGCTACAGGCCGATTACGAGGCTCTTGAAAAAGAGATCGCACGCCTCGAACTCATCCTTTCCGACGACTCAGTGTGCCGTGCCGTCATAAGGGACGAACTTATCGAGATCCGCGACAAGTACAGCGAGCCGCGCCGCACCGACATCGACTATACCGCAGGCGACTTCAACGCCGAGGACTTCTATGCCGACGACGATATGATCATCACCATATCCCACCGCGGCTACATCAAGCGCACTCAGCTCAGCGAATTCCGCGCACAGAACCGTGGCGGAGTGGGAGCAAAGGGGTCTGACACCCGCGACGAGGATTTCATCGAGCACATCTACCCCGCATCGATGCACAATTACATGCTTTTCTTCACTCAGAAAGGCCGCTGCTACTGGCTCAAAGTCTACGAGATTCCCGAAGGAGCGAAAAACTCAAAAGGCCGTGCCATACAGAACATGCTCAACATCGAGCCCGACGACGCCATCAAGGCATTCATCTGCACCAAGAACCTTGGAGACGAGGAATTCGTTAACACCCACAATCTCGTGTTCGCCACCAAGAAAGGCGTTATCAAAAAGACAAGCCTCAAAGCCTACTCTCGCCCGCGCGCCAAGGGAGTCAACGCCATAATAATACGTGAAGGCGACGAACTTCTCAGCGTGGAAATGACCGACGGCAACAGCGAAATACTCATGGCAAACCGCAACGGACGTGCCATCAGGTTCCACGAAAGCAAGGTCCGCGAGATGGGACGCATGTCAACCGGTGTCCGCGGCATGGCTCTCGACGGAGACAACGACGAAGTGGTAGGACTCATATGCATGCCTGCCGACACCATTAACAATGTAATGGTGCTCAGCGAACGTGGCTACGGCAAGCGCACTGCTCTCGACGTTGACGTAGAAGTCGATGGAAACACCGAGCGTGTCCCCGTCTACCGCATCACCAACCGTGGAGGCAAGGGCGTACGCACAATGAACATCACCGAACGCACCGGCAAGCTTGTTGCCATCGTGAGCGTCAACGACGGAAACGACCTCGTGATCATCAACAAGAGCGGTATCACCCTCCGCATCCATGTCAGCGACATCAAGGTGCAGGGAAGAGCCACACAGGGCGTGCGCATCATCAACCTCGACAAGCGTGGCGACTCAATCGCATCGGTATGCTGCGTCGATTCCGATCCCGAAGAGGAAGTGACCGAAGTCGAAGCTCAGGACGAACTCCTCGAAGACCTTATCGACGATACCACCGTCGAAGAGATCGACGAGATTGAGGAAATCGACGATGAGGAGACCTCTGCTTCCGATGACGAATCCGAAGAATAA
- a CDS encoding tetratricopeptide repeat protein yields the protein MKKICVLTLGIIAAASMSAQTATVKEAEKAFKGVNSYSSYQNAVKTITPAFSDPETSGNAQTYWIPGKAGFKLYDDMYGQKIIGKDVNLDDMGSALLDGYNYALKALKVDTVIDKKGKPKTKFSKEIAGTIANHHNDFANAGSAFWDSKNYPKAYEAFMAYVAIPNNKSLGESTPKALPDTIAAQMAYYAGLAAWQAEKLPEAAAAFEEMMRIGYDDISAYDYAYSVAYQMNDEAKKLEYSKIAFEKFGTAKPDFLQRIISSYITDKKYDEARELLEKAIQADPKNGTYYYLIGVLYDDKGEKEKSQESFKKAVEIDPENAMANFSYGTSLIQQYERLDEKTGDMSQADYNKYRAETMNPLLKEASVYLEKAYKLDDSMNNALTNLKIVYYNLNDGENLKRVENLLL from the coding sequence ATGAAAAAGATCTGCGTCCTGACACTCGGCATCATCGCCGCAGCGTCCATGTCAGCCCAGACTGCCACCGTCAAGGAGGCTGAGAAAGCTTTTAAGGGTGTTAACTCTTATAGCAGCTATCAGAATGCCGTAAAGACCATCACTCCGGCATTCTCCGATCCCGAGACATCGGGCAATGCACAGACCTACTGGATACCCGGCAAGGCAGGCTTCAAGCTCTATGATGATATGTACGGTCAGAAAATTATAGGCAAGGATGTCAACCTCGACGACATGGGTTCTGCTCTTCTCGATGGATACAACTACGCCCTCAAGGCTCTTAAGGTTGACACTGTGATTGACAAGAAAGGCAAACCGAAGACCAAGTTCTCAAAGGAAATCGCAGGCACTATCGCCAACCACCACAATGACTTTGCCAACGCCGGCTCGGCTTTCTGGGACTCCAAGAACTATCCTAAAGCCTATGAGGCTTTCATGGCATATGTCGCTATACCCAACAACAAGAGCCTCGGCGAGTCAACACCGAAGGCTCTCCCCGACACTATTGCCGCACAGATGGCCTACTATGCCGGACTCGCAGCATGGCAGGCAGAAAAGCTCCCTGAAGCCGCTGCCGCATTCGAGGAAATGATGCGTATCGGATATGACGACATATCAGCTTACGACTATGCCTACTCAGTCGCATACCAGATGAACGATGAGGCAAAGAAACTCGAATACTCAAAGATTGCTTTCGAAAAATTCGGCACTGCAAAACCCGACTTCCTTCAGCGCATAATCTCATCCTACATCACCGATAAGAAGTACGATGAAGCCCGCGAGCTTCTTGAGAAAGCAATCCAGGCCGATCCCAAGAACGGCACCTACTACTATCTCATAGGTGTACTCTACGACGACAAGGGAGAAAAAGAGAAATCACAGGAATCATTCAAGAAGGCTGTCGAAATCGATCCCGAAAACGCTATGGCAAACTTCAGCTACGGCACATCACTCATTCAGCAGTACGAGCGTCTCGACGAAAAGACAGGCGACATGAGCCAGGCCGACTACAACAAGTATCGTGCCGAGACCATGAACCCCCTTCTTAAAGAGGCTTCAGTATACCTCGAAAAAGCCTATAAGCTCGACGACTCCATGAACAACGCCCTCACCAACCTCAAGATTGTTTACTACAATCTTAACGACGGCGAGAACCTCAAACGTGTTGAGAACCTTCTCCTCTAA
- a CDS encoding DUF1599 domain-containing protein, whose protein sequence is MSTLDQFDSALSLCRDIFSKKLRDYGASWRIMRPRSITDQLYIKAKRIRTLEEEEAMVNEGVLGEFMAIINYGLMGLIQLQIGYADSADISPERALELYDEKVRLARELLAAKTHDYGDAWRGMRVNSYTDFILTKIQRVKEIEGNSGRTIVSEGIDSNYLDIINYAVFAVIKLTQEPQS, encoded by the coding sequence ATGTCAACACTCGACCAATTCGACTCCGCCCTCTCCCTCTGCCGTGACATCTTCTCAAAGAAGCTTCGCGACTATGGTGCCTCATGGCGCATCATGCGCCCTCGCTCGATCACTGACCAGCTTTACATCAAGGCAAAGCGTATCCGCACTCTTGAAGAGGAAGAAGCGATGGTCAACGAGGGTGTGCTCGGCGAATTCATGGCTATCATCAATTATGGTCTAATGGGGCTCATTCAGTTGCAGATCGGTTACGCCGACTCTGCCGACATCTCGCCTGAACGCGCCCTGGAGCTATATGATGAAAAGGTAAGGTTGGCACGTGAGCTCCTGGCAGCTAAGACCCACGACTATGGCGATGCATGGCGTGGCATGAGGGTAAACTCCTACACTGATTTCATTCTCACAAAGATACAGCGCGTCAAAGAGATCGAAGGAAACTCCGGGCGCACCATTGTATCGGAAGGCATCGACTCTAACTACCTCGACATCATCAACTATGCCGTCTTTGCAGTCATCAAACTCACACAAGAGCCACAATCTTAA
- a CDS encoding BT_3928 family protein, whose translation MPSLQSSNSHKSHNLKELLSHPAVVWILRIVIGAVFILSGFVKGIDPWGSVIKISEYFTVWGLDIPRSLIACAAFALGAYEFVWGFLLLLGCYRRVSVWALSAMMAFMLPLTLYIAIASPVDDCGCFGDFLIISNTATFIKNLFISAGLICLILSNTKVSGAFIPYIQWIVGGLVTIYILTIELYGYNVQPLIDFRQYSIGTSLIPSESDDEDSGTTVYEFTYSKDGEERTFTIDSLPDSTWTFVSRRLIGGNVLSTDGFTIVEDGEDITADIIDPDTEQFIITIPDIDNVDLSYTYLINELNDFISGHGGSLVALINSNEEGLERWKDISMAAYPIYQADPKMLKELARGHAALVYLDHGSVQWKRTLSSIGYTFVTETDPGSLIPKLDPNTGYVLKLITAPFVIILLILLALDHSGKLLAWHLSHRRILKSKKQ comes from the coding sequence ATGCCGTCTTTGCAGTCATCAAACTCACACAAGAGCCACAATCTTAAGGAGCTGCTCTCACATCCTGCCGTTGTATGGATTCTACGAATCGTCATCGGCGCGGTATTCATCCTCTCAGGCTTCGTCAAAGGTATCGATCCGTGGGGAAGTGTGATAAAGATATCCGAGTATTTCACTGTGTGGGGATTGGACATTCCTCGCTCCCTCATCGCCTGTGCGGCATTCGCTCTCGGAGCCTATGAATTCGTATGGGGATTCCTGCTGCTGCTCGGGTGCTACCGTAGAGTATCGGTATGGGCACTGTCCGCCATGATGGCATTCATGCTCCCTCTCACCCTCTACATCGCCATTGCATCTCCGGTTGACGATTGCGGATGCTTCGGCGACTTCCTCATCATATCCAATACTGCGACTTTCATAAAAAATCTTTTCATCTCCGCCGGACTCATCTGTCTTATTCTATCCAACACAAAGGTCTCCGGAGCATTCATCCCATACATACAGTGGATCGTTGGCGGACTCGTCACAATCTACATTCTCACCATCGAACTTTACGGCTACAACGTGCAGCCGCTCATCGACTTCCGTCAATATTCCATAGGCACGTCGCTCATCCCTTCCGAAAGCGACGACGAGGATTCCGGTACTACCGTCTACGAGTTCACTTACTCCAAGGACGGCGAGGAAAGGACTTTCACCATCGATTCCCTGCCCGACTCCACATGGACATTCGTCAGCCGTCGGCTCATCGGCGGGAACGTGCTGTCCACCGACGGATTCACCATTGTTGAGGACGGCGAGGACATCACCGCCGACATAATCGACCCCGATACCGAACAGTTCATCATCACAATACCCGACATTGACAACGTCGATCTCTCTTATACCTACCTTATAAATGAACTGAACGATTTTATCTCCGGACACGGAGGCTCGCTCGTGGCACTCATAAACAGCAACGAGGAAGGGCTGGAGCGATGGAAGGACATATCCATGGCCGCCTATCCCATTTACCAGGCCGACCCGAAAATGCTCAAGGAGCTGGCACGCGGACATGCCGCACTTGTCTACCTCGACCATGGCTCGGTGCAATGGAAACGCACCCTGTCGTCAATCGGTTACACATTCGTCACCGAGACCGATCCTGGTAGCCTTATTCCTAAACTTGACCCGAACACAGGCTATGTGCTGAAACTTATCACCGCTCCGTTTGTTATAATACTGCTTATACTTCTGGCACTCGATCACAGCGGCAAACTCCTCGCCTGGCATCTCTCCCACCGCCGCATCCTCAAATCAAAAAAACAATAG
- the dgt gene encoding dGTP triphosphohydrolase, translated as MRWDTLISDKRLGLEHYHDPKPGARNDFQRDFDRLVFSSPFRRLQNKTQVFPLPGNIFVHNRLTHSLEVSCVGRSLAREVAIRLRSRYSDDITILDSLSYIGDIVAAACLAHDLGNPPFGHSGEKAIQAYFSEGAGRSLRDKLSPKEWDDLTHFEGNANAFRLLTHRFNGRRKGGFAMTYSTLASIVKYPFESSLAGSHGKFGFFTSEKDDFIKVADELGMTRLHTGDGEIRYARHPLVYIVEAADDICYEIMDIEDAHKLKILSTDEIIPLLLGYFDDTRKARIEHVMSNVDDPNERIAYLRSCIIGILVEKCADAFAAHEQEILDGSFSGSLLDHITPLEKECYRKCEELSWNKIYCASDVVEIELAGTRIISFLIDELVNAVSDPTLNYSRLLLAKVPEQYEINSPTLYGKIQAILDHISGMTDVYALDLYRRLNGMSLKINN; from the coding sequence ATGCGTTGGGACACCCTGATATCCGATAAACGGCTCGGTCTGGAACACTACCACGACCCGAAACCTGGAGCACGCAATGATTTTCAGCGTGACTTTGACCGCCTTGTGTTCTCATCCCCTTTCCGGCGGCTCCAGAACAAGACCCAGGTGTTCCCGCTTCCGGGCAACATCTTCGTCCACAACCGTCTTACTCACAGCCTCGAAGTATCTTGTGTGGGACGATCGCTGGCTCGTGAGGTAGCCATCCGTCTGCGCTCGCGCTACTCTGACGACATCACCATACTCGATAGCCTCAGCTACATCGGTGATATCGTGGCGGCGGCATGCCTCGCCCATGACCTCGGCAACCCTCCGTTCGGACATTCCGGCGAAAAAGCCATACAGGCATATTTCAGTGAGGGTGCGGGCCGATCGCTCAGGGACAAGCTTTCTCCAAAAGAATGGGATGACCTGACCCACTTCGAAGGTAACGCCAACGCATTCCGGCTTCTCACCCACAGATTCAACGGACGCAGGAAAGGTGGATTCGCCATGACCTACTCCACCCTCGCCTCCATTGTCAAATATCCGTTTGAATCCTCCCTTGCAGGTTCCCATGGAAAATTCGGCTTCTTTACATCCGAAAAGGACGATTTCATAAAGGTTGCCGACGAGCTTGGCATGACCCGGCTCCACACCGGGGACGGAGAGATAAGATATGCTCGCCACCCGCTCGTATACATAGTCGAGGCTGCCGACGACATATGCTACGAGATAATGGATATCGAGGATGCCCACAAACTGAAGATACTGTCGACCGACGAGATCATACCTCTGCTGCTCGGATATTTCGATGACACCCGCAAGGCACGCATCGAACATGTTATGTCAAACGTCGATGATCCCAACGAGCGTATAGCCTACCTGCGGTCATGCATCATAGGGATACTTGTGGAGAAATGTGCGGATGCCTTTGCGGCGCATGAGCAGGAAATACTTGACGGCTCATTCAGCGGTTCGCTCCTCGACCATATCACCCCGCTTGAGAAGGAATGCTACCGCAAGTGCGAGGAACTGTCCTGGAACAAGATATACTGCGCGAGCGATGTCGTCGAGATCGAACTGGCAGGCACACGCATCATATCATTCCTTATCGACGAGCTTGTCAATGCGGTCAGCGACCCCACGCTCAACTACTCCAGGCTGCTCCTTGCAAAAGTCCCCGAACAGTACGAAATCAACTCTCCCACCCTCTACGGAAAGATCCAGGCAATACTCGACCACATCTCAGGAATGACCGATGTGTATGCTCTCGACCTTTACCGCCGACTTAACGGGATGAGTCTTAAAATCAACAATTAA
- a CDS encoding TPM domain-containing protein encodes MIQHIKRHFILLVNIVLVLTASAMTVDEVPNVHLASRARYVSNPSGVLSESAVSSLDAAIARLWDKTSVEMVVVAIDRIDPSMTPEEFATALFEKWGIGKSDKDNGLLLLISRDDRAVQIRTGYGLEGVVPDIIAGRVIRDEIVPRFRNGDYDGGTLAAVNRLSAVILDPSVREELMSAQKNDTPKSISDGFDGEEVFSFFLKGALAIALIMLAIIIYYIRSSRRMDDVERWRYLNTLWVPAAIVAFATLGIGAIPFAILSWKMHRVRRHRRSCQHCGARMELVDEVHDNDYLTPAQDLEEKLKSVDYDVWHCPKCAQTDIYPYVNRSANYIECPNCHARTMTLSDRRILRQPTTHREGEGVDIYYCRNCGNHHQKRFGIQRKPDMEAAAAGAVLGSMLGRRRGGFGGGGGFGGGSFGGGSTGGGGAGGSW; translated from the coding sequence ATGATACAGCATATCAAGCGTCACTTCATATTACTTGTCAATATTGTTTTAGTTCTTACCGCATCGGCAATGACCGTCGACGAGGTCCCCAATGTGCACCTCGCATCACGTGCGCGCTACGTCTCCAATCCATCGGGTGTTCTGTCCGAATCAGCTGTAAGTAGCCTTGATGCCGCCATAGCCCGCCTATGGGACAAGACTTCGGTTGAAATGGTGGTGGTTGCGATCGACAGGATCGATCCGTCGATGACTCCTGAGGAATTCGCCACTGCCCTATTTGAGAAATGGGGTATCGGAAAGAGCGATAAGGACAACGGTCTGCTGCTGCTCATATCGCGCGATGACCGCGCCGTGCAGATACGCACCGGTTACGGTCTTGAAGGGGTGGTCCCCGACATAATCGCCGGCCGCGTCATACGCGACGAGATAGTCCCGAGGTTCCGCAACGGCGACTACGACGGTGGCACACTGGCAGCCGTCAACCGCCTCTCTGCAGTGATCCTCGATCCCTCTGTACGCGAGGAGCTGATGTCTGCACAAAAGAACGACACCCCAAAATCCATATCCGACGGCTTTGACGGAGAAGAGGTGTTCTCATTCTTCCTTAAGGGAGCTTTGGCAATAGCCCTCATCATGCTCGCAATAATCATATACTACATCCGGTCATCACGACGCATGGACGATGTGGAGCGGTGGAGATATCTCAACACCCTCTGGGTCCCGGCTGCTATAGTAGCGTTCGCCACTCTCGGCATCGGAGCCATACCGTTTGCCATACTCTCCTGGAAGATGCACCGCGTGCGCCGTCACAGACGCTCATGCCAGCACTGCGGGGCTCGTATGGAACTTGTCGATGAGGTACACGACAATGATTATCTCACCCCGGCTCAGGACCTTGAAGAGAAACTAAAGTCGGTCGACTATGACGTGTGGCATTGCCCTAAATGCGCACAGACCGATATCTACCCATACGTCAACCGCTCCGCCAACTACATTGAGTGCCCCAACTGCCACGCCCGCACCATGACCCTGTCTGACCGTCGCATACTCCGGCAACCCACCACACACCGGGAAGGGGAAGGTGTCGATATCTACTATTGCCGCAACTGTGGCAACCATCACCAGAAACGTTTCGGCATCCAGCGCAAACCCGACATGGAGGCGGCTGCCGCAGGAGCTGTTCTCGGAAGCATGCTCGGAAGACGCCGCGGAGGCTTCGGTGGAGGTGGAGGCTTCGGCGGTGGCTCCTTTGGCGGAGGTTCAACCGGTGGCGGTGGCGCAGGCGGCTCATGGTGA
- a CDS encoding alanine/glycine:cation symporter family protein, with protein MITQIADFLCGYPLFILLIGGGFFLFFYSGMVSLRRLPDAMRVLRDRHSRESGNQISSLQALASVVAATVGMGNIAGVAIALVMGGPGAIFWMWVSALVGMSTKFHEGVLTTRYKVALPDGTPAGGTMHIIDRGLGPRWHWLAVTFAVAGMFGTLCIMNANQLTEAVVATFTTPQWLGSNHFISTLASASGWSHLSVFRLIVGLSIAVVVTLVVIGGVRRIAHVATWLVPFMVGLYFLSVLYIVVTHISEVPEVFRSIFTEAFSLRAGWGALAGIAIIGARRAALVNDAGVGTATIMHGASTNTNPAREGLIAMLGPGIDSGLVCTLTALAILLCGDIEAAGGIKGLEVAMGAFGKAIPYGEYLLMLIVLCFALSSMFSYSFYGRRCAAYLFGEKRARAYTWFFIATMVIFAVIPLGIAVGFCDLFYALMAFPTMITLLLLRKEVRQEIKKFSTF; from the coding sequence TTGATCACACAAATAGCTGACTTTCTGTGCGGTTATCCGCTCTTCATCCTTCTGATAGGGGGAGGTTTCTTCCTGTTCTTCTACTCAGGAATGGTGTCGCTGCGCCGTCTCCCGGATGCGATGCGCGTATTGCGCGACAGGCATAGCCGCGAATCGGGCAACCAGATATCATCTCTACAGGCTCTTGCGTCAGTGGTGGCAGCCACTGTAGGCATGGGCAACATTGCCGGAGTGGCGATCGCCCTGGTCATGGGTGGTCCGGGTGCCATATTTTGGATGTGGGTAAGCGCGCTCGTCGGCATGTCAACCAAATTCCACGAGGGAGTCCTTACCACGCGCTACAAAGTAGCCTTGCCCGACGGCACTCCCGCAGGAGGCACCATGCACATAATCGACAGGGGGCTTGGTCCGCGCTGGCACTGGCTTGCGGTGACTTTTGCTGTGGCAGGAATGTTCGGTACACTCTGCATCATGAACGCCAATCAGCTCACCGAGGCAGTAGTCGCCACATTCACCACCCCTCAATGGCTTGGGAGCAATCACTTCATCAGTACACTCGCTTCGGCATCAGGCTGGAGCCACCTAAGCGTGTTCCGCCTCATTGTCGGACTGTCAATCGCAGTGGTTGTCACCCTCGTAGTCATCGGCGGAGTCAGGAGGATAGCCCATGTCGCCACATGGCTTGTGCCGTTCATGGTAGGATTATATTTCCTGAGCGTGCTCTACATAGTGGTGACCCACATATCCGAAGTCCCTGAAGTGTTCCGCTCCATCTTCACTGAAGCATTCAGTCTGCGTGCCGGCTGGGGAGCCTTGGCAGGGATCGCCATCATCGGAGCCCGACGCGCCGCCCTCGTCAACGACGCAGGCGTGGGCACGGCAACCATAATGCACGGAGCATCGACCAACACCAATCCTGCCCGCGAAGGGCTCATAGCCATGCTCGGTCCGGGCATAGATTCCGGGCTTGTGTGCACCCTCACGGCTCTCGCCATACTCCTGTGCGGCGATATCGAGGCTGCAGGAGGCATAAAGGGTCTTGAGGTGGCTATGGGAGCATTCGGCAAGGCGATCCCCTACGGCGAATACCTGCTCATGCTCATAGTGCTCTGTTTCGCATTGTCATCAATGTTCAGCTACAGTTTCTACGGACGCCGGTGTGCCGCCTATCTGTTCGGAGAGAAACGCGCTCGCGCCTACACATGGTTCTTCATAGCCACAATGGTGATATTCGCTGTCATCCCACTCGGCATAGCCGTAGGATTCTGCGACCTGTTTTATGCCCTTATGGCATTTCCAACCATGATCACACTGCTGCTTCTGCGCAAGGAGGTTAGACAGGAAATCAAAAAGTTTTCAACATTTTAA
- a CDS encoding ParA family protein, which produces MGKIIAIANQKGGVGKTTTTINLAASLAAEGQRTLIIDADPQANATSGYGIDPKTMPSSIYECLVDDYPIDGSQVATCCEGLDLVGSRIDLAGAEIELINKPARENVLKRAISSVTDKYDYILIDCSPSLGLITVNALTAADSVIIPVQAEYFALEGITKLLNTIRIIKSRLNPSLEIEGFLLTMYDARLRLANQIYEELKGHFGSMVFDSVIPRNIRLSEAPSHGLPVILYDPLSRGSTSHIALAKELIAKNS; this is translated from the coding sequence ATGGGCAAAATCATCGCTATAGCCAATCAGAAAGGGGGTGTGGGCAAAACCACCACCACCATCAATCTGGCGGCGTCTCTCGCCGCCGAGGGTCAGCGTACCCTGATCATCGATGCCGACCCTCAGGCCAACGCCACCTCAGGCTACGGAATCGACCCAAAGACAATGCCGTCGTCCATATACGAGTGCCTCGTGGACGACTATCCTATTGACGGCTCCCAGGTTGCCACCTGCTGCGAAGGGCTCGATCTCGTAGGCTCGCGTATCGACCTCGCCGGAGCTGAAATCGAACTCATCAACAAGCCTGCGCGAGAGAACGTGCTGAAGAGGGCGATATCATCGGTGACCGACAAATACGACTACATCCTCATAGACTGCTCCCCATCGCTCGGACTGATCACAGTCAACGCCCTCACGGCAGCCGACTCCGTGATAATCCCTGTCCAGGCCGAGTACTTTGCTCTCGAAGGCATAACCAAGCTGCTCAACACCATACGCATCATAAAGTCACGTCTGAACCCCTCTCTTGAGATCGAAGGCTTCCTCCTCACGATGTACGACGCACGTCTGCGCCTTGCCAACCAGATATACGAGGAGCTTAAAGGACACTTCGGCTCAATGGTATTCGACAGCGTGATCCCGCGCAACATACGTCTGAGCGAAGCTCCGAGCCATGGGCTCCCTGTGATACTCTACGACCCATTGTCGCGCGGCTCCACATCACATATCGCACTCGCAAAAGAACTCATCGCAAAAAATTCATAA